In a genomic window of Rubripirellula tenax:
- a CDS encoding class I SAM-dependent methyltransferase, whose amino-acid sequence MKRISFCLVLMFLATFECSAQTEPGGSLKAGINAPFLDPDLNVSEWVEKFEVESREIFSCREEIVRKMNLVTGERIADVGTGTGIFVEPFSDAVGPRGWVFALDIVTKFVERVERIAELKSLGNVTAMLSGQDDVRLPPDSIDVAFVCDVYHHFEFPVESLRSIKRALRPGGRLYVIDFERIEGVSRPWTMGHVRAGKPEFKSEIEAAGFQFVEEIAVEGFKENYFLSFVRPKS is encoded by the coding sequence ATGAAACGAATCTCTTTTTGCTTAGTTTTGATGTTTTTGGCTACGTTCGAATGCTCTGCGCAGACCGAGCCCGGTGGCAGCCTTAAGGCGGGAATCAACGCTCCTTTCCTGGACCCCGATTTGAATGTCAGCGAGTGGGTAGAGAAATTCGAAGTGGAAAGTCGCGAAATCTTTTCTTGCCGAGAAGAAATCGTTCGGAAAATGAACTTGGTTACGGGCGAGCGGATTGCCGACGTGGGAACAGGAACCGGGATATTCGTTGAACCGTTTTCGGATGCTGTGGGACCGCGCGGCTGGGTCTTTGCTCTGGATATTGTGACGAAATTTGTTGAGCGAGTGGAGCGGATTGCCGAACTGAAGTCGCTCGGAAACGTGACGGCAATGCTGTCGGGACAGGATGATGTTCGGTTGCCGCCGGATTCGATCGACGTTGCATTCGTGTGCGACGTTTACCACCACTTTGAATTCCCCGTCGAGTCGCTGCGTTCCATCAAGCGGGCACTGCGTCCGGGCGGCCGACTCTATGTCATCGATTTCGAGCGAATTGAGGGCGTTTCACGTCCCTGGACGATGGGGCACGTCCGTGCCGGAAAGCCCGAATTCAAATCAGAGATTGAAGCGGCGGGGTTCCAGTTTGTCGAAGAAATCGCTGTGGAAGGCTTCAAAGAAAACTACTTTTTGTCCTTTGTGCGGCCTAAATCGTAG
- the cmk gene encoding (d)CMP kinase yields MIVTIDGPAGAGKSSIARQVADELGFEFLDTGAMYRAITLGAIRRQIEFDDIDGLIQYARLARLRWEECRVYLDDVDVTDDIRTPTVTAAIGRIADIAEIRSLLSMQQRKIAEGRDIVTEGRDQGSEVFPDAECKIFLTASPTERAIRRHQQLAEAGRHMAIEDVVAAQKRRDFEDENRPVGALRAADDAILLHSDGMSPDEVLRRAIEIIRATTETAQIRRTDSTLR; encoded by the coding sequence GTGATAGTAACGATCGACGGCCCCGCTGGTGCTGGCAAAAGCAGCATTGCCCGGCAAGTTGCGGACGAACTCGGGTTCGAATTCCTAGACACCGGCGCGATGTACCGCGCAATCACCCTGGGTGCAATTCGTCGCCAGATCGAGTTCGACGATATCGACGGCTTGATTCAATATGCTCGGCTAGCGAGATTGCGGTGGGAAGAATGTCGCGTTTATCTCGACGACGTCGATGTGACCGATGACATTCGAACTCCGACAGTGACGGCCGCGATTGGGCGCATCGCCGACATCGCCGAAATCCGATCGCTGTTGTCGATGCAGCAACGGAAAATCGCGGAAGGCCGTGATATCGTGACCGAGGGACGTGACCAAGGATCGGAAGTCTTCCCAGACGCCGAATGCAAGATTTTTCTAACCGCTTCGCCGACGGAGCGAGCTATTCGCCGTCATCAACAACTTGCCGAGGCAGGGCGTCACATGGCGATCGAAGATGTCGTCGCAGCACAGAAGCGACGTGACTTTGAAGACGAAAATCGCCCAGTCGGCGCCCTGCGAGCTGCCGACGACGCGATTTTGCTGCACAGCGACGGAATGTCGCCCGACGAAGTTTTGCGTCGCGCGATTGAGATCATCCGCGCGACGACGGAAACCGCCCAGATCAGAAGAACTGATTCAACGTTACGCTAA